A stretch of the Ananas comosus cultivar F153 unplaced genomic scaffold, ASM154086v1, whole genome shotgun sequence genome encodes the following:
- the LOC109705542 gene encoding uncharacterized protein LOC109705542: protein MIIDLEELEKLGVKMDKELQVDLILQSLPRGLLKSSKGTVHVVERASSSKRKSNWKKKPAKKQKTENKPKKEASKNKAADKGKCFHCNVDGHWKRNCPVYLESLKNKRKDTSSEGMSDLLGLRESRGLREGEVTLRVGNGARVAAVAAGTYSLRLPSGYVLLLKDCYYVPPASRNLISAQDEEVNEMFLMGDREHGDDPKTYNEAMSDIDSEKWLDAMKSEIDSMHSNQETFSPVAMLKFIRTLLALAEYYDYEIWQMDVKTAFLNRYVEEDIYMEQPLGFTFGDESHKNEEEPCVYKKVSGRAVTFLVLYVDDVLLIGNDIPMLTSVKIWLSKEFFMKDLGEASYILGIKKMCPNTFEEIQRMSKIPYASAIGSLMYAMLCTRPDIALAVSVTSRYQSNPGEEHWIAVKNILKYLRRTKDMFLVFGGGELKLQ, encoded by the exons ATGATCATAGACCTCGAGGAGCTTGAGAAGCTTGGCGTGAAAATGGACAAGGAATTGCAAGTTGATCTGATCCTGCAATCCCTTCCT AGGGgacttttgaaaagttcaaagggaACGGTTCATGTTGTGGAGCGAGCTTCCTCTTCCAAAAGAAAGTCTAATTGGAAGAAGAAACCCGCGAAGAAACAAAAGACGGAGAACAAGCCCAAGAAGGAAGCTTCTAAGAATAAGGCCGCTGACAAAGGAAAATGTTTCCACTGCAACGTTGACGGTCATTGGAAGAGAAATTGTCCTGTCTACCTGGAGAGCTTGAAGAATAAAAGGAAGGACACATCTTCGGAAGGTATGTCAGACTTGCTC GGTCTAAGGGAAAGTAGAGGGCTTAGGGAAGGTGAAGTGACCCTACGAGTGGGCAACGGGGCAAGAGTTGCTGCTGTGGCTGCTGGCACCTATTCTTTGCGACTACCGTCAGGAtatgttttattacttaaagacTGTTATTATGTACCTCCTGCTAgcagaaatttgatttctgcaCAGGATg AGGAAGTAAATGAAATGTTCCTCATGGGAGATAGGGAACATGGAGATGATCCCAAAACCTACAACGAGGCGATGTCTGACATCGATTCCGAGAAATGGCTGGATGCCATGAAGTCAGAAATTGACTCAATGCATTCCAaccag GAGACCTTTTCACCTGTGGCCATGCTCAAATTCATTCGAACACTGCTTGCCCTTGCAGAATACTATGATTATGAGATCtggcaaatggatgtgaaaactgccTTCCTAAATAGATATGTTGaagaagatatctatatggagcAGCCTTTGGGTTTCACTTTCGGTGACGAAAGTCACAAA AATGAGGAGGAACCATGTGTTTATAAGAAGGTCAGTGGGAGAGCTGTCACATTCCTCGTATTGTACGTGGATGACGTTCTCCTAATTGGGAATGACATTCCAATGTTGACTTCAGTTAAAATATGGTTGTCTAAAGAATTCTTCATGAAAGATCTAGGGGAAGCATCCTATATTTTGGGGATAAAG AAAATGTGCCCCAATACATTTGAAGAGATTCAACGTATGAGTAAGATCCCTTATGCATCAGCTATAGGGAGTCTTATGTACGCCATGCTATGTACACGACCTGATATCGCGCTTGCTGTGAGTGTCACAAGTAGATATCAATCTAATCCAGGTGAGGAGCACTGGATTGCTGTGAAGAATATACTCAAATACTTGAGAAGGACTAAGGATATGTTCTTGGTCTTTGGAGGAGGAGAGTTGAAATTACAATGA